One stretch of Anguilla anguilla isolate fAngAng1 chromosome 5, fAngAng1.pri, whole genome shotgun sequence DNA includes these proteins:
- the LOC118226842 gene encoding cytochrome P450 2F2-like isoform X1 yields the protein MLGSVILLWISFSLLFLLFRNRRPKNFPPGPWPIPIFGNLLQLNLVNPLKDLRKLSERYGKVYSIYIGSTPAVVLNSLQAMKEALVTQSVEFAGRPQDLMVNHLTESKGVVLTNGPMWKEHRRFALTTLRNFGLGKRSMEERILGETSYIASHLENNAGKAIDSQILFHKASFNIICTILFGTRFKHEDEFLQQNISHITEVAKIINGPWSMIYEMLPLLRHLPLPFQKAFQNMNMIRKSLADQVSQHKESWVPGEPRDQTDCYLDEMDKRGDDGSSFSEKQLVSYLLDLLFAGTDTSSNTLLTAFLYLMTHPDVQERCQKEIDEVLGEKEQASYEDRHKMPYTQAMIHEAQRVADTVPLSVFHTTTKDTRLMGYDIPMGTVIIPNLSSVLSEESQWKFPKEFNPSNFLNDQGEFVKPEAFMPFSTGSRVCLGEGLARMELFLILVTLLRRFNFVWPEDGGLPDYTLIFGLTQTPKPYRLGVRLRGS from the exons ATGCTGGGCTCTGTGATTCTCCTATGGATCAGCttcagcctcctcttcctcctcttcagaaATAGGAGGCCAAAAAACTTCCCTCCTGGACCTTGGCCCATCCCAATATTTGGAAACCTGCTGCAGCTAAACCTGGTCAATCCTCTCAAAGATCTCAGAAAG CTGTCGGAACGCTATGGGAAGGTCTACAGTATCTATATCGGGAGCACGCCAGCTGTGGTGCTCAACAGTCTGCAGGCAATGAAGGAAGCACTGGTCACTCAATCTGTGGAGTTTGCTGGACGACCCCAAGACCTTATGGTAAATCACCTAACAGAGAGCAAAG GGGTTGTATTGACTAATGGGCCTATGTGGAAGGAGCACCGGAGATTCGCACTAACAACCCTACGGAACTTTGGCCTGGGGAAACGATCCATGGaggagaggattctgggagagaCTTCCTACATAGCCtcacatttggaaaataatgcag GTAAAGCTATAGACTCGCAGATCCTGTTCCACAAGGCCTCATTCAACATCATCTGCACTATATTGTTTGGGACTCGATTCAAACATGAAGATGAGTTTCTACAGCAAAACATCAGCCATATCACAGAAGTTGCAAAGATCATCAATGGCCCCTGGAGTATG ATTTATGAAATGTTGCCCCTGCTGAGGCACCTCCCCCTGCCCTTCCAGAAGGCCTTTCAGAACATGAACATGATCAGAAAGTCACTGGCAGACCAGGTATCCCAACACAAAGAGTCTTGGGTACCAGGAGAGCCACGAGATCAAACGGACTGCTACCTTGATGAAATGGACAAG AGAGGAGATGATGGTTCCTCCTTCAGTGAAAAACAGCTGGTCAGCTATCTGCTGGACCTTCTCTTTGCTGGAACAGACACTAGCTCCAACACACTGCTCACGGCCTTTCTATACCTCATGACTCACCCAGATGTTCAGG AGAGGTGTCAGAAGGAGATTGACGAAGTGCTTGGGGAGAAGGAGCAGGCCTCTTATGAGGACAGACACAAGATGCCCTACACACAGGCCATGATCCACGAGGCTCAGCGAGTCGCAGACACGGTGCCGCTCAGCGTCTTCCAcaccaccaccaaagacacacGGCTGATGGGCTACGATATCCCCATG GGAACTGTCATCATTCCCAACCTGTCCTCTGTGCTGAGTGAGGAAAGCCAGTGGAAGTTTCCAAAGGAATTCAACCCCTCCAACTTTCTAAATGATCAAGGAGAGTTTGTGAAGCCAGAAGCCTTCATGCCCTTCTCGACGG ggtctCGGGTGTGTCTGGGAGAGGGTCTCGCTCGCATGGAGCTCTTCCTGATTCTTGTGACACTGCTACGCCGCTTCAACTTTGTCTGGCCTGAAGACGGAGGGCTGCCTGACTACACCCTCATTTTTGGTCTCACTCAAACACCCAAACCCTACAGACTGGGTGTCAGACTAAGAGGCAGTTGA
- the LOC118226842 gene encoding cytochrome P450 2J6-like isoform X2 — MLGSVILLWISFSLLFLLFRNRRPKNFPPGPWPIPIFGNLLQLNLVNPLKDLRKLSERYGKVYSIYIGSTPAVVLNSLQAMKEALVTQSVEFAGRPQDLMVNHLTESKGVVLTNGPMWKEHRRFALTTLRNFGLGKRSMEERILGETSYIASHLENNAGKAIDSQILFHKASFNIICTILFGTRFKHEDEFLQQNISHITEVAKIINGPWSMIYEMLPLLRHLPLPFQKAFQNMNMIRKSLADQVSQHKESWVPGEPRDQTDCYLDEMDKRGDDGSSFSEKQLVSYLLDLLFAGTDTSSNTLLTAFLYLMTHPDVQERCQKEIDEVLGEKEQASYEDRHKMPYTQAMIHEAQRVADTVPLSVFHTTTKDTRLMGYDIPMGTVIIPNLSSVLSEESQWKFPKEFNPSNFLNDQGEFVKPEAFMPFSTVCVFQGLGCVWERVSLAWSSS, encoded by the exons ATGCTGGGCTCTGTGATTCTCCTATGGATCAGCttcagcctcctcttcctcctcttcagaaATAGGAGGCCAAAAAACTTCCCTCCTGGACCTTGGCCCATCCCAATATTTGGAAACCTGCTGCAGCTAAACCTGGTCAATCCTCTCAAAGATCTCAGAAAG CTGTCGGAACGCTATGGGAAGGTCTACAGTATCTATATCGGGAGCACGCCAGCTGTGGTGCTCAACAGTCTGCAGGCAATGAAGGAAGCACTGGTCACTCAATCTGTGGAGTTTGCTGGACGACCCCAAGACCTTATGGTAAATCACCTAACAGAGAGCAAAG GGGTTGTATTGACTAATGGGCCTATGTGGAAGGAGCACCGGAGATTCGCACTAACAACCCTACGGAACTTTGGCCTGGGGAAACGATCCATGGaggagaggattctgggagagaCTTCCTACATAGCCtcacatttggaaaataatgcag GTAAAGCTATAGACTCGCAGATCCTGTTCCACAAGGCCTCATTCAACATCATCTGCACTATATTGTTTGGGACTCGATTCAAACATGAAGATGAGTTTCTACAGCAAAACATCAGCCATATCACAGAAGTTGCAAAGATCATCAATGGCCCCTGGAGTATG ATTTATGAAATGTTGCCCCTGCTGAGGCACCTCCCCCTGCCCTTCCAGAAGGCCTTTCAGAACATGAACATGATCAGAAAGTCACTGGCAGACCAGGTATCCCAACACAAAGAGTCTTGGGTACCAGGAGAGCCACGAGATCAAACGGACTGCTACCTTGATGAAATGGACAAG AGAGGAGATGATGGTTCCTCCTTCAGTGAAAAACAGCTGGTCAGCTATCTGCTGGACCTTCTCTTTGCTGGAACAGACACTAGCTCCAACACACTGCTCACGGCCTTTCTATACCTCATGACTCACCCAGATGTTCAGG AGAGGTGTCAGAAGGAGATTGACGAAGTGCTTGGGGAGAAGGAGCAGGCCTCTTATGAGGACAGACACAAGATGCCCTACACACAGGCCATGATCCACGAGGCTCAGCGAGTCGCAGACACGGTGCCGCTCAGCGTCTTCCAcaccaccaccaaagacacacGGCTGATGGGCTACGATATCCCCATG GGAACTGTCATCATTCCCAACCTGTCCTCTGTGCTGAGTGAGGAAAGCCAGTGGAAGTTTCCAAAGGAATTCAACCCCTCCAACTTTCTAAATGATCAAGGAGAGTTTGTGAAGCCAGAAGCCTTCATGCCCTTCTCGACGG tgtgtgtgtttcagggtctCGGGTGTGTCTGGGAGAGGGTCTCGCTCGCATGGAGCTCTTCCTGA